The Nitrospira defluvii genome contains the following window.
CACAAGGCGAGACCGAAGCGGAGGCCTTGGAGAATATCAAGGATGCGATCAGCACCTACCTCGCAAGCATCGAAGATCTAACACTCCTCAAGAAATTGAGATCCCCTCTGTAGAAGCCCCTCGCTGGCCTTCGGCCGGTTTGGTTGACACCAACCTACGCTGGTCCGGCCGCCTTTAGAACTCCTTGGGTGCAGCATAAGACCATGTGCACGCTACTTATCACTAGCGAGGCTGGATGCGACCTCGCTAAGCCATTCCGGAGTAAGCGTTTCGCCTCCCAAAATCCGAGAATGCGGTTCTAAGATCATCAGCCAATGTCTCCGGATCATCCCCACTCGCGCGGGGAACACATCGCCTCAGCCTCAGTAATCGGCTCGTTGAGCGGTTCATCCCCACTCGCGCGGGGAACACGTGATCCACTCAGGCGAAACGATTTGCAGGTCCGGTTCATCCCCACTCGCGCGGGGAACACGCGATCGCGACGACTGGCGCGAACACGGTCAACGGTTCATCCCCACTCGCGCGGGGAACACAAGGGCAATATTCTCGGGAATCGCAATATCACCGGTTCATCCCCACTCGCGCGGGGAACACGCCATGAATCCCAAGCACCGCCAGATCGTCGACGGTTCATCCCCACTCGCGCGGGGAACACGGGGATCTAGTCGGCGTGACACATGACGTCACCGGTTCATCCCCACTCGCGCGGGGAACACGGCATACAGTTCATTGATAATGTATGACGAATCGGTTCATCCCCACTCGCGCGGGGAACACTCCAACCGCTCGCGCTGCAGGTCGAGCTGCTCCGGTTCATCCCCACTCGCGCGGGGAACACGGCAAGACCTGGCTTGAACTCGCGCATCGCCTCGGTTCATCCCCACTCGCGCGGGGAACACTTCTGTAGACGTTCTTTACACTCCGAGGTATACGGTTCATCCCCACTCGCGCGGGGAACACATGAAATGGAACGTCTACAGCGGCCCACCCCTCGGTTCATCCCCACTCGCGCGGGGAACACATCACCGAGATGGTGACGGCGCCGCTGATCGGCGGTTCATCCCCACTCGCGCGGGGAACACGCTCTCCCGTCTCGGGGTCCTGTGCCCATGAGTCGGTTCATCCCCACTCGCGCGGGGAACACCGCTCCGGCGCTGTCGCATGGGGCGGTCGGGACGGTTCATCCCCACTCGCGCGGGGAACACTCGACCAGGCTATCACACAGCTGCGGGGGGATCGGTTCATCCCCACTCGCGCGGGGAACACGCACCCATGACGATAGGCAAGAAAGAATGGCGACGGTTCATCCCCACTCGCGCGGGGAACACACCTTCACCATCGCATCGGTTCGGGTGACCTCCGGTTCATCCCCACTCGCGCGGGGAACACGCCTTCAATCCTGACCTCACCGTGTATGTACCTGGTTCATCCCCACTCGCGCGGGGAACACTTGAACACGGCGGCATGGCCGACGATTTGCGGCGGTTCATCCCCACTCGCGCGGGGAACACGCTGTGCCTCGGTTACGATTTCAGGTTGATGACGGTTCATCCCCACTCGCGCGGGGAACACGAGCGTGGCGTCATCGAGCCCGAGCAGTACCTCGGTTCATCCCCACTCGCGCGGGGAACACTGGTCGAGCAGGCACATCAGCTGGCGATTCTCCGGTTCATCCCCACTCGCGCGGGGAACACGCAACACGCCGGACGGTCCCATAATCCCGCTGGCGGTTCATCCCCACTCGCGCGGGGAACACGCGTCGCGCGGTCGGCGTATCAAGGCGGTGCGCGGTTCATCCCCACTCGCGCGGGGAACACGGGTGGCGTGGGTCGATCATAAGCCCACAGCCCGGTTCATCCCCACTCGCGCGGGGAACACTTTCCACCGGATCGTGATTCCAGAGGAGGTCCACGGTTC
Protein-coding sequences here:
- a CDS encoding type II toxin-antitoxin system HicB family antitoxin — protein: MDYPIVIEPDPEAGGYVVSCSTLKGCVSQGETEAEALENIKDAISTYLASIEDLTLLKKLRSPL